The region CTGCTAGAAGCCCTTTTTCTATTTGTGCATATCTGGATTCTGCCTCGGTTAAAGATCTTGAAGCATAGGCTACTGGAGCAACACTGCCCCTAGCCCAGTTGGTGAGGCATCACAGCTGATTCTCACAGGCTTTCGTACATCAAAAAACCTTACAACTGGACCTCCGTCTTTGGTGAGGATTGCTTTAATCTCTTGAAATGCTTGGTCTTGTTCATATGACCACTCAAATTCAGTGTCCTTTCTTAGGAGAATTCTAATGGGTTCAGTGACTGTTGCTAAATTGGGAATTAACTTTCCCAAATAATTCACTGTTCCAAGAAGTCTCTCAACTCCCTTTTTGTCAGAGGGTGCTGGCATCTCGTTAATGGCACGGACTTTGTTGTCGTCAGGTTTGATTCCATCCTTCGTGAGTTTGTGACCAATATACGTAACCTCTTCGCACTTGAAGacgcatttttctttgtttagtgTTTAGTTGATCTTTTCACAGCGTTCCAAGACTGAGTGTAGACGCTGATCAtgtttgacttctgtttctgcATGCACTATGATGTCATCTATTTCAGTTTCAACTCCTTCTAAATCCCTGAAGTGTTGGCTCATGCGCTTTTGGAAGACTTCTTGGGCCGATTTGATGCCAAAAGGAGTGACCTGATAGCAGAACCGTCCAAATGGTGTATTGAAAGTGGTCAGCAGCTGACTTTCTTCATCCAAGGGTATCTGCCAATAGCCTCGATTTGCATCTAATTTGGTAAaccattttgcatttgccaTTCGTGTCGTAATATCGTCAATGGTGGGGAGTTGGAAATGTTCTCTTTTAATGGCTTTGTTTAGATGTCTGGTATGTCTCTTTTTTGGTTCGCAGTGTTCTTCAAATTTCTGTATTACCTTGTCAATCTTGGTGTCATCACCTTCTACATCCCACGTTATCGTGTTGAAAACATCGATAGCATCATTGCCGATGACTGTTAGCAGCGTGGCCACTCTAGTCgcactttctttcttgtttattcCAGTGGCGATTTCATAATTAGTAAACTTCTGTTTGAACTTCTTCTAATTTTCGGAGATATTACCGCCGCTTAAATCAAGTGGTTCCGGAGGTGGAAGGCCAAAGTGAATAGCCATTTCTTGTGAGTTTACCTCTTGACTTGTTGTAGGCACGTTTTCTTGTGACATGTGCTCCGATCTCCGAAGTTACTTACTTGAATTTGCCGCTCGTATTCGGTATAAAATGTCACGATCAGAATGGTAGAGGTTACGGTGCGTGGTTtacttctgacaccatgtaaTAATCTCGTTATATTGAGTCGATGCAAACAGATGAAACATAGATACGAGGTGAACATTAACTGTTTAATCCATCATGGCTTCCAGACACCGCGCAGAGCGCATGCCCTTACAAATACTACCGCTGATCATTACAATTAGTAACTGACACTCTCCCAGTTTTCTGTTTAAAAGCTCAGTTTCAaatacatatttttatctATCGTCTTTCTGTCTCATTTATTGTACTTGTTGAGCATTGTGACACAGGACACAACGATCTCTTTTACAGCAAAGCTGTAAGATTCATCTTATTCCCCTCAAAACATCGCAGGCGATCAGCACCTTGATGGATACTTTCAAGTTCAAATAAAATGCCGGTTGACGTTACAAAGCAACACTTACCATGTAATTCAAATAGTTACTGAACTGGCATATTTATCTGTTCTTTCGATCGATCATGCACGCTTCTGAAGCAGGCACACTTCACGAAATCCTATCATGGCTAAAATGCAGATGGCTAAAAGCATTCAATCTTCACAAAATCCAGACCGCGACACCCAAACATTCTGAGCAAATCGAAAATTTAGCCGcttgcaataataatagtgcTGCAAGTGCCAGATAAAAGCATCAAGTTTAGATTTGATGAAGAACTCTTTGAACCATTTTCCTTACCGTGAAGAATACATGGCTAGTGCTCATTGACTTTGAGCACCACCCATGTACTCGCTGCATTACTTACAAACGTTAACTTAACTCCTTTCAATCACGGTGAGCGTTCGAAcgactttcttttttgtgataaCCTCTGGCCGCAGCTGGCTTTCAAAAACTGGATGCCCAGGCGTTTGGTGAAACCAAACTTTGTGAGCGATTTTTGCATAAAGAAGAGAAATGATAACCAACGGAATAATGTAAATGGTGACaaacatgaacaaaaaaataaaattgatgcaATCTGGTCCCGTAATCGCTTCCAGATCTGTATTTTGCGAAATGGAACTATCAGAGCCTCACcatttgcagatttttttatttgagatCATTATTGCAGCCAGGTAAATTTACAAAGAGCGTTTACAAATACAAAGACTCAGGCAGCATGTTGTCCAAGCCTTTTCAGCCTTCGGTGAGCTCGTTTTGCAAAATTCAGATCTGCGAAATGGAGAAATTGGAGCCTCTTCACTTGCCGATTTTTATTTGAGAACATTATTGCCACCAGGAATATATTAAATGGGTAATATTTATTAACCTGACGTGGGCTAAATAatcttttgtctttattcCGTTCCATTCCGCTTCGTTTCACAAAAGACAGTAAGCctgacaaacaaaaacgatTTACGCGATCTGGATCATATCTCTCTAAGTTTGTGACACCCCGCATTTggcagaagatagaaccatgttctatcttctgcgatcgcctgcgatcgtctgcgatcatcttcgatcgtttgcgatcctgctatcatatggaaaaaaaaagttctgcgatctgcgatcgaaatgtatcccataatatttttaattctgtccgatgattcaacgcttctaagccataaagcccgaatgttcgattatagcaacgctcatttgctttaaacatggTTGGCATTGAACATAGTTACGCGGTATGAGTGCCtttacaaccgtaatagtaagaatttcaaagacaaacacaaaaagtctaacagttgggaaaaaggcggcgagaaatttaatttatcttgtctcttcatgAGTATTTTTCGAATCCTTAGGCTTTGAAACTGACTTGTCGTCGCTTTCggattaaaagaagaaataaatttgcttgcagcaaaatttcctcctcgatgtccgccatgttgtttgctgtgattttcccgcgagcacaacgcgcgagtacatatgacatttccgctcaacgaaatgtatggctacagtcggctctgcgatcgtttgcgattatatggaaacaggtctctttgcgatcgtctgcgatctaCGATCTGcaatccgcgatcgtctgcgatcgtttgcgatcatatggaaaccagccttaagcCAATCCTGAGGAATTTCAAGTGATTTCTGGCCAAAGAAAAGTTTTGTAGCTTGTTCTCTTCTTACAAGAGAAATAGCTACAGTATTATGTCATCCAGTGTGTAAGTCCGTGAGTGGTCGAATCTTCGGATTGTGTTCGGAACATTTATCGGTTATATTTAGGGGTATCGGTTTTATACGATCTCAAACTCGACGAAACTCCACCACGTCGACGAAAGCCGAGGCTAATATCGATGTTACTCGATCCATTTTCGTCCGCTCTCGTCAACGATCGACTACTTGTCGATTGTGTCTGCCTTTTGGTCGAGGGTCGAGGGTAAATGGTCGAGGGTCGAAGaattattcaaaattattttcaaattatttcttaaCTTCGTCAATTCAAAAGTTCACAGGCTCGTGTTTTTACTCGAGCTTCCGGTGCCTGTTTTATCTTCTGCTATAATTCGAATTCGCggtctggaaaaaaaataatttaaccgTAAAAATAGAAAGGGCCAGAATCTGATTCTCAGCACTTCAGAGAGTCCGTGGGAATGTAAAAgtttttgacaaacaaaaatatggcCCAAATTCGGGGAAAACGGGCAGTGCCACCGGAAACTCGAGTAAACACGAGCCTGTGAACTTTTGAATTGACCAAGttaagaaataatttgaaaataattttgaataatttttcgaCCCTCGACCTTCGACCATTCACCCTCGACCCTCGACTAGTTACCCTCGACCCTCTGTTAGCCCTActgatggaattgggcccacacaaggacagaagaaaactctgaccagggtgggaattgaaccaACGACCTTGgggtttgatcaccgctgctccatggccaccgactgagctacaatgtcagacgggagcaggtcgtgggaaatgaagatgtcaATTGCACGGCAATGAACCGAATATGTTCAAGtacaaggaagggttacgttattacaaacgttggccgtgtagcacttatatgtAGAACAAGTTGAATTTCTACCCATACACCATCTGGGCCTTAGCCCACTTAGCCTACTGATGGTATTAAGATGGAATGCCATCAGAATTCCGTCAATAGGGCTgacgctcacatggtctatgggtAGAAAATTAGCACGTCACATTACACGCTATCATTCAAACATGAGTTTACCAACACAATAAATCATAGGTCTTTGTACCAGAGCGCGCAGAGTATGTACTGTTCACATGCACGAGACAACAATGCATTGCCTTGATGCTCGCCTTCTGTCTTCCAGCTCAACCGTATCAAGTCCTAACAAATGAGGATGGTTTCTCACAcgcatttctttattttgttttttccgttTACATAATTTCATAAGCTCTCggttaaaagcaaataaagtaGAAGAGGAAATGATCATTTGTGAAATATCCGCATAAACATCTTTTTATGTGCTTTTAAGATGTTGTTCAATGAAGCTTTACTATAATGTCAAAAAGACTATAACTTGATTGAATGAAGGAAAGTCTTCCAAGGGTTGTCACGGAAGACAATCTTATTTCTCCTCTTAAATGGCTTTCTTCAACTCTATTAACGATTTTTGTTCGATTTTTTGATCTACGAACTTTAAACAAATAGATATGAAATCAGGGTTCTCGGAAGGTTTAGAGTAGATGGCTACGATATAAAAGTAGGCGTCTAAACTTCGCTAAGCAACTTCGAAAACGCTGACTTTTCAGCTTTTGGATCTATACttgcagttgttgtttttttgcttgagATATATCATGATACTTTTCCTTGACTAGTTTTATGATagtgaaaatatttacaaGATATGATAGTCCATGAATCATGTTCATACTACCCAAAAAGATGGGAGACAGTTTACCGAGCTTACAAAGGCGCTTCTTCCTTCTGTTTGCTGTCCATCGTATCTATTGCATACCGCGAGGCTCTTTGGCTCCGACATTTCGTTTCTCCTCTGAAATCTTCGCTGACCATCTTCGAAAACGCTGATTTTATGTTGCCGCTTAATGTCAGGTAGAGCCACGGGTTGATTGCGCTATTTGCGTGGGCACACCAGAAGACTGCACGCTGAATGTCTGGAGGGACGTCTATGTCCCAACCAGCGATTGCACGGAAAATGTGGAAAACCTGTGCCGGTAGCCAACAAACTGCAAACGTAGCGACAATCACGATGAGCATTCGAACGACTTTCCTTTTTGTGATAACCTCTCGTTGCAGCTGGCTTTCAGAAACTGGATGCCCGGGCGTTCGGTGAAACCAAACTTTGTGAGCGATTTTTGCATAAAGAACGGTAATTATGACCAAcggaataaaataaatgatgacaaacatgaacaaaaaataaaattgacgCAATCTGGTCCCGTAGTCGAttccaaaaatgtaaaaatcaTACAAGCAATGATTGTCTTCATCTAGGTCATAGAAAACCAATGTCATGGACACCAAAGTCATTGCCACAAACCAGATCACTGGAGTGACGATTTTGGCGTTTCTGAACCAAAGATGATCGCGATTTAAAGGACTGATAATTGCGTAGTAACGATCGACTGCCATGACCACAAGACACAGAATTGACGCCACAAGATTTACATGACCTATGTAGAGAACCATTCTGCATGTGACCTCGCCAAAAATTCCAGTAATGGCCCAGGCACTTTCGgtataaaaaaatgcaattgaCCACGGCATCATAACGACAGTCACCAGTAAATCAGCCACCGCCATGTTGACAAACATGAAGCTGTTAAGTGACTGTACTTCAGGTCTTTTGCAGACGATGTACATGAGGAGCGTGTTTCCCACTAAAGATGCCACGATTGTCAGGCCATACAGTACTGTAAAGAAAATAGCTCCAATCCccacttctttcattttcaatggaAGTTATTTCTGTTGGCAACTAAATTATATGCATAAAAGGGGTTAAATTAACGCATATTGTACGTAAGTAACGTAGCAAATACACGGGTGGTGCTCAATGTTAATGAGCACTACCCATTACTTCAGTTCTTTATGGTAAAGAATGTTGAAAGAATTCTGCATCAAATCTAAACTTGATGCTGGTATCGCGCGCTTGATGCAATATTATTCTTGCAAACAGTGAAATTCTCCATTTGCTCAGAATGTTTGGATGTCGCTGTTTGATTTTATGAAGACTGAATGCTTTTCAGCCACCTGTAGGATTTTGTGAAGTGTGCCTGCTTCAGAAGCGTGTACGAACGATTGAAACAACCAGTTaatttattctttgaaatactTCAGTTGGTAAGTGTTGCTTTGTAAAGTCATTTTATTTCGGGTTGGAAGTATTCATCAAGGTGCCGATCGGTTGCGATGTTTTGAGGGGAATAAAATGAGTCCTAAGCTTTGATGtacaaaatattgttgtgtCCTGTGTCACGGTGGACAAAAAGTACAGTGAAAGAGATTGATTGTTCGGGCTCGAGGAGTAATTGTTGAATAGCCCACGatgccgaaggccgaatgggctattgactcataggctatgagggcgagaggaataattgttttggtaaaatccagctagttggtcaaaaaaatatcgagactaaacatctttcgcaagttaaagctggacatcaatcattttttactgccaaaacattacaaatatggcgggcacttttcgctactaTTGGGCTATAACAAattagct is a window of Acropora palmata chromosome 4, jaAcrPala1.3, whole genome shotgun sequence DNA encoding:
- the LOC141879231 gene encoding QRFP-like peptide receptor, translating into MKEVGIGAIFFTVLYGLTIVASLVGNTLLMYIVCKRPEVQSLNSFMFVNMAVADLLVTVVMMPWSIAFFYTESAWAITGIFGEVTCRMVLYIGHVNLVASILCLVVMAVDRYYAIISPLNRDHLWFRNAKIVTPVIWFVAMTLVSMTLVFYDLDEDNHCLYDFYIFGIDYGTRLRQFYFLFMFVIIYFIPLVIITVLYAKIAHKVWFHRTPGHPVSESQLQREVITKRKVVRMLIVIVATFAVCWLPAQVFHIFRAIAGWDIDVPPDIQRAVFWCAHANSAINPWLYLTLSGNIKSAFSKMVSEDFRGETKCRSQRASRYAIDTMDSKQKEEAPL